CTGGATAGAGGGAtcaaaagaggtgattataAGAAACCTGGAATCTCCTTCGCCTTGCATGCTCATTAAAGCTTGAATTCCTCCACACCGGCTATGACCAATAATTAAGATGTTCTCCACCTACAATTTTTAATAGATCAATCCCACAACTCCTCAATGAGAAAAAGAATTGCAATGAATGTGTTCATTTGGTGTATATTGCCAATAGATTTGAGTTATTTTCCAGTGGTTCAAGATCTTTACAAGTGAATCAAAAAGTTTAAATCTTTAGAAAGCTAATTTCAAGAAAAGAACAGAACCATGAACAGTATAAACTGTGGACAAATGATATTTGTTCAGATTCTATAGAAAGTTTCTTAAAAACAAATGCTCTACTTATAACAAGTTGAAACACAGATTTATTTTCAtacatatgttttattaaagggGGTGTATCTATCTTGATATAACTGTAAGAGATAAGATGCTTACATTAAGAGTATTCACAGAGAACTCCAGAGCAGCTTTTGTTTCAGTAGGTCCAGACTGCAACAGACAAATGCAATTAGATCAAACGTGAACCAGCccgggaaaaaaaaatataaacaatggATATTTGCATTAGAATCTGTACCTCATATGAAGGTACTAAGTTTGCAATGTTACGAACAGTGAATGCATCACCCGGTTGAAATCCAAGGATGGCAGAAGGGCAGACCCTAGAGTCTGCACAAGCAATCACCAGAAACTGTTGCTTCAAGTGTTAGCAACCATTCCCTTCTCCATAACAATATAATCTCAAGCCAACcatcaacaaacaaacaaacaataataaaaCTTTTACAGCTACCTTTGGAGCTTGAGCATCTGCCAATTTTTTGAAATGTTCCAAGTTATCCCTGCCCAAACCAAATCCTCCATAAACCATATAATATTAAGAAGCAAAAGACTGAAGAAACAAGGTACTCTCTGACACCTACATGTACTTATGCTTCTTAAAGGCGAGGAACCGCTGTTTCATGTCGTCAGACACGTCAGCGTTATCTTCCCTATCAATTGTAACTTCCTGAGTCAGTCCAGGTGTCTTCCCTGATGCCATCATTTGCAAGTTGGCAGCTTTTTTCCTGTAAACACCACAAAAAGAACCAAACACTACTGTGAGGACTTGAATGTAACAGTACACATCTCCACAGAGGTTTTTGCTATTTGGAACCATCACAAAAACAAATCTTCTTCCAGTAACAACCTAAGAAACTAAAAACATAAGATGTAATAACTAAATGCatcacaaaaacaaaatcttgtTAGATTCATATTATTACTAAACTGAAAACTCAGAGATATACCTGAAAGAAACGGGAATTCTCAAGTGGGTCTTCTCAAAGTCGTTAGAACCTGAGATCTGAATCAAAATGCGACAAACCCACGATCAAATTCCGACGAATAAAGAGAAAAGGGAGAGACTTGACATGACACGTACCGTTCTTTGGGTTTGGAGATTGAGGAGAGAGGTGGAAGAAGAAGGatcaagggagagagagaggtgagtGGGAGAGGAAGATGCCATGAAAGGAAAGCTGGGTATTTCGAATATGCGACAACAAGGGACAAAGAGCATTCATCTGAGAGATCGAAGAGGCAAGAAgagatttaaattaaaaaaaattgaatttttatttgtttctgtaAAAGAAGTGGATGTGAATGCATTTCTCCAACAAAGACGGAGAAACCAAAGTGTTTGTGCCGTGTCAGCTTTGGACCCCACTCTCAAATTCCTTTTGTAGTTGTCAAAAGGATTTTAGATCAAGGACTAATAACATGATTAATTTTAGGGAAATTTACTATCttcaaagattttaaatttgaattcaGTAAATGTTAATGCAGATAAGTATCTTTCTATAAGTCCATTTTTTTGAACcagtttcctctttttttttctgatcaaAGAACCAGTTTCCATGTGATAGTGATCTGATGGTTGTACAAGAccaccagtttttttttttgtgtttccggtttgatttttttttggtatataatgaatattatcttttaacttaaaatttttaaaggCTGACTTTAGTGTATGGTGGAGATTATGAGTTTAAGATCCCAGAATTTCCACTACTTTTATTTAAAACCTCTTGGCTTAACATTTCCCTGTTAATAAGTTTTGTTGTGTGtcctttttatatgtaaaacaGCGTGAAGTTAATATAAGGAGGAACAAAACATTGTAAGCAGATGCCCAAATAAATCCCAATTTCACATGAGGAGGGgctgtttttagtttttactaaaaaaaaaatttaagttcaGGGTATTATATGTTTTGAGTAACGGGTGAACGTTTTTATGTTTAGGATAAGTTcaattttagaagaaaaatatgtatttttgtcaCCTAACTCCATACATCAACTTAAGTGGATTTAGTTTGGTGAACGCCCTGAAGAGTTGATCAATTCATATTTAACTGGTTTACATGGGAAAACAGCAGTCTCGTGTTAGGACATAGCTGCTGGGTACAAATGTTTATGAAGAGTTTTCGATAAAAGTTCCAGATCAGTTGTTCAAGAACGCTAAAAAGAGTAGCATTCAAAATGAAAccttggtatatatatatattaatacttaTCAACTTACAACCTATTGTATCTAAAGCAAAGTATAAGCTGTAAGAACTCTTTTAACTTGACAAGAGTAGCAGCTTTGATAAACAATATGCAGTAGGATCATCCTCTTTATATCACCTTAAATACATATAATCTACCTTATCTTTCGAGtcttattttgattttctttcaaGAAAGTATATAGTACATTTGTATATGTCTTCAAGAAACTTGTATAGAGCTTGTCTTACTCACCATTGTAAGAGATAGACCTCTTCAAGAAACTTGACCTCCCAGAAGATCCAACATTGCCTCTCTTCACCTTCTCTTTTCCTCTACCAGCAGCAACAACTTCACTCACCCTTAAACCCGATAACGAGCTCAAAGACACTGACCTTCTCACTCGCTGCAGcgacttctcttcttcttcatcactaACAACAACACTAAAAAACTCGTCAGCTTCTTCCTCACCACCTCTCTCGGCTTCTTCATCGAGTTCTCCACTTTCCTCCTCTGGAATCCTCACAAGGATCTCCTCAACACCTTCACTATCATCACCACTTACCGCAACAACAGGAGCACGACAAACCGGGCAGTTCGTGTGTGATCTAAGCCAAGTATCAATACAAGGAACATGAAAAGCATGTCTACACTTTGGTAACAACCTAAgcgtctcttcttcttcgaaCTCGCTTAAACAAACCGAACAATCTGTTCCTTCCACAACACCATCTTGTTTGCTATACTTACAAACTTTGATCGAGCTTATAACCGTTGGATTCAAACCGATGGTTCTTATATGCCAAACCGGATGATCAACAATAACCGGTGACGGTCCATCAAACTCCCAGTTCCTAGCTTCCTCCATGCTCCATCTTCTTGATAACGCTATTGATCTTCTCCTGTTGTACCACTTGAAACAGAGAACGAGTAGAGTAAGGAGAAAGAGAGTTGTGATGATAGAAGTAGTTGAGATGATCAAGATCCTTTTCACGTTTTCGTCTATGTAGTGGTGAATCACTGGAGGTGGAGAAAGATCTGTAACATCGACGTTCGGGCAGATTGAAGGACACTCTTTATAACAAATGGGTCCACAAACATCTGAAGCTGCGTGCTCTTCTTTGCAACCCTTGGATCCACAGTACGGGGTGTTGGTCATATCCTTCGACAGAAACCTGTGAAGGATGCTCATGATTCTTGCTCCAAGATCATCAATAGGGAGGAAGGTGGGGAAGAGAAGAGGCGATGAGAGTCTTcgtctttgttctctcttttgCTATCTTTCTTTAAAATCAAGTTTGGTCAATAAAAGTAGGTTGGCTGTATATATCATCTTAATTTCACGAGATAACTAATTTCCTTTTTCCCCACTAGaatttctttcctttttatgaagtaatttttaaaagtacaCGTTTTTGGAATAGAGAAAAACCGagtaacaaaaaataatggTCAAATCtcccaaaaaatctaaaaaagttttttttttactaaagagTACATTTAGAAAAAAGAATTATCAG
The sequence above is drawn from the Brassica napus cultivar Da-Ae chromosome A8, Da-Ae, whole genome shotgun sequence genome and encodes:
- the LOC106402362 gene encoding beta carbonic anhydrase 5, chloroplastic-like → MLFVPCCRIFEIPSFPFMASSSPTHLSLSLDPSSSTSLLNLQTQRTISGSNDFEKTHLRIPVSFRKKAANLQMMASGKTPGLTQEVTIDREDNADVSDDMKQRFLAFKKHKYMDNLEHFKKLADAQAPKFLVIACADSRVCPSAILGFQPGDAFTVRNIANLVPSYESGPTETKAALEFSVNTLNVENILIIGHSRCGGIQALMSMQGEGDSRSFIHNWVKVGKKAKESTKAVASNLHFDHQCQHCEKASINHSLERLLGYPWIEEKVRKGSLSLHGGYYDFVNCTFEKWTVDYGESRGKKEGSGIAVKNRSVW
- the LOC106402424 gene encoding RING-H2 finger protein ATL54, with translation MSILHRFLSKDMTNTPYCGSKGCKEEHAASDVCGPICYKECPSICPNVDVTDLSPPPVIHHYIDENVKRILIISTTSIITTLFLLTLLVLCFKWYNRRRSIALSRRWSMEEARNWEFDGPSPVIVDHPVWHIRTIGLNPTVISSIKVCKYSKQDGVVEGTDCSVCLSEFEEEETLRLLPKCRHAFHVPCIDTWLRSHTNCPVCRAPVVAVSGDDSEGVEEILVRIPEEESGELDEEAERGGEEEADEFFSVVVSDEEEEKSLQRVRRSVSLSSLSGLRVSEVVAAGRGKEKVKRGNVGSSGRSSFLKRSISYNGE